The Malus domestica chromosome 13, GDT2T_hap1 genome includes a window with the following:
- the MYBR14 gene encoding putative Myb family transcription factor At1g14600 (The RefSeq protein has 4 substitutions compared to this genomic sequence): MTTSSCSARNGAVRQYVRSKVPRLRWTPELHRCFLQAIERLGGHRKATPKLVLQFMDVKGLTISHVKSHLQMYRSMKGYPIRRQDRVQTRKLHSFEEAKDDGCVEEVNGLSFYPSSKPPENPIPRSSATPAVQKATTETMSSNISENSQPQQQLQCSQGGIYVRVSNPYSFDDYMLALGIKEDPHPSAFKFALPESEFLKVTTKQEAGRAHAKDDDEASECELSLSLSLHHPPSHKSNASSSDLSGAISSSYSRSNYKDCSASSSGNRSLNLNLSIALCSN; the protein is encoded by the exons atgaCTACAAGTAGTTGCAGTGCAAGGAACGGCGCTGTTAGGCAGTATGTGAGATCCAAGGTGCCTCGTTTGAGATGGACTCCTGAGCTTCATCGCTGCTTTCTTCAGGCCATCGAAAGGCTCGGAGGCCATAGAA AGGCTACTCCAAAACTTGTTCTTCAGTTCATGGATGTCAAAGGGCTCACCATTTCTCATGTCAAAAGCCATCTCCAG ATGTATAGAAGCATGAAAGGCTACCCGATTAGAAGACAAG ATAGGGTGCAAACAAGAAAACTACATTCGTTTGAAGAGGCCAAGGATGATGggtgtgttgaagaaggaaatggtcTGAGCTTTTACCCATCTTCCAAACCACCAGAGAATCCGATTCCCAGGTCATCTGCAACCCCCGCCGTTCAAAAAG CAAGAACCGAGACGATGAGTTCAAACATATCAGAGAATTCGCAGCTGCAGCAGCAGATGCAATGCAGCCAAGGAGGAATATATGTGAGAGTCTCAAATCCGTACTCTTTTGATGATTATATGCTGGCATTGGGAATAAAGGAGGATCCTCACCCTTCAGCCTTCAAATTTGCTTTGCCAGAGTCTGAGTTCTTgaag GTTACCACCAAACAAGAGGCGGGAAGAGCACATGCCAAAGACGATGACGAAGCCAGTGAATGTGAATTATCACTGTCCCTCTCGTTACACCATCCCCCCTCCCACAAGAGTAATGCTTCTTCAAGTGACTTAAGTGGTGCAATCTCATCGTCCTACTCTAGGTCTAACTACAAAGACTGCTCCGCCTCTTCTTCCGGGAATCGGAGCCTTAATCTGAATCTTTCGATTGCTCTCTGCAGTAACTGA